The Phormidium sp. PBR-2020 DNA segment TCACTGCCAACGCCTCTTACCAAAGAGCCGAAGAAGATATCGCCATGCTGACTGGGCTGAGCATTTCCCACAGTACGCTCCAACGCTTTGTCCAGCGAGAGGACTGGTGTGAGGTCGAGGTCACTGAACCAATAGAGGAACTCAGCCTCGATGGTGGGATGATTCGCCTTCGAACTGAGGAGGGTCAACCGGGTCAGTGGCGAGAGTACAAAGCCTTAAATGTCCACGAGCATGGAGGTGTAGCGTTCTTTAAAGATAATGAAGGACTAATCGACTGGGTGAATATCCAGCTACTAGCCGAGCTATTTATCAGTCTCGGAGATGGTCATGATGGGGTCTGGAACATTTTTGACGGTATCGGGACACCAGAGCAACGTATCGAAGTCCTCGATTGGTATCATCTGATGGAGAATGCTCATAAGGTACAAGGCACAGCTGCCCAGCTATCGCGGATACGAGCCTTGTTGTGGCGAGGGGAGACCCGTCAGGTGATTCGCTATCTGCGCCAAGAGCGATGTCGGGGAGCTACGAGATTTATCAACTATTTGAAGCATCATTCTAAGCGCATCATTGACTACCAGGTCTGGCAGGAAGCGGGACATTCAATTGGTTCGGGTCAAGTCGAGTCCCTGGTCAAACAAATTGGACTCAGGGTGAAATTGCCTGGGGCACAATGGCGAGAGGAGAATGTGCCAAAGGTGTTGAAGCATCGCTGTGCTTACCTGAATGGGGACTTGGCGGCTTAATTACTCCAAGTACACCCATTTGTCCTGAGTAAATATACTCATCGCGCCTAACTGAGATGCACCCAAGTCGAACCGGTGATTGGCTCCATTGTGTATTGCAATCTAGGGATTTCACCAGCCTTAGTAGAACATAGTGGAATTTACATCGGCAATGGCCAAATTGTCGAACTTCAAGGCAAATCTAAGGATGGCAAAATTGCCATTGTCAACCGACGGCAATTCCTCAAAAACCGAAATCTACCTCCCAGCACGATCTGGGTAGCTTGTTATGGTGATAGCACCCGGCCTATCGGCGATAAATTAGTCGCCAAACGTGCCAAAGCGGAGGTTGGTACTTGCCGCAAATATAACTTAGTCTCAGAGAATTGCCATCGTTTTACCTCTGGCTGCATCACTGGAAACTTTAAAAACAATGATACTAAGTTTTGGGCTTTACGCAATACCATTCACAAACAATGGGGGGATTATTGCTGGCGAGCTTGGCAATAAATAGATGACCTTCTGACGAAGCTACCATACACCCTACTCGTCTAATTTTGCGTCAGAAAATGGAGACGGAATAGTAGGGTGTATTTTGGTATAAACGCTTGCTTAAGCTTTACCTTTGTAGTTCCAATATGAAAGTTTTTCAATGCGTTGCTTATCAAAACACAATAGCCAATCAACGAAGATTATTATTTACAAAACAAACCCCAAAATATGAATTATCCATAAAATATTTGGGGTAATTCAAGTGTAACAATAAGGAACAAAAAAATGTTTTTTGGTATTGGTTGATTAAATTTAGTATTCCGGACAGCAAGGCATAAAATTAGCTTATACCAATTTTCAGAAGTCATGCCATAGATGTCTGTAGGGGAACCCACCCCTAACCCCTCCCAGGAGGGGATGGCTGTTCGCCCTCCTCGGTGTCAGATGTCTGGCACGCTTATTGAAAAATGGTATTACTTAAGTTAACTCAAGACTTTTTGACTCAAAATGCAGAACTTCTCGAATTATCTCTGATATTAAATAATAAATATTATCAAAAATTGCATAATATTTATTATACTTTGAAGTTGATTTATTAAGAGTAAAAAAATCTGAGATTTTTTGCTCAATTTATCAGAAAAAAACAAACCATGAATACACAACAATTCGGACAATTAGTCGCTATTCCTCAGAGTGTGAAACAGCGCTTAAGAGCGTTAACCCAATCGTTCCCCGAGGAGAACGTCGAGACGAGTCATGAACGGGCGATCGCCGCCTGGGTGGTGGGACGATATCTGCGTCGCTTTGGCTTTGTCTGTGAGATCGAAGAGAGTAGCGCCTGGAATCCCACTCTGTCTCTGTTGACAGATTTTGCGGAGTTAGAGATTTCCTCGATGGAGGGGGATGAGTTGGGAACCGTGGAATGTCTCATCCTCCCTGCTGAGGCGAAGGAGTTGCAGATTCCAGAAACCGTAGTGGGCGATCGCCTGGCCTATATTGCGGTGGAGGTGAATGCGGAACAGTCTTGGGGAACCATTGTCGGATTTGTTCCGGCGTTACGGCTGAAATCCCCGAAACTGAAAATAAAACGGGAGAAACTTCTCAGCCGAGAACGTCTAATTGATTTATTAGCGGATGTGGAGTCTCTGGTAGAGAAGTCTCGATTGTCGGAGTTACAGGGATATTGGGAACGCCATGGAATTTGGTCCGAGGAACAACGCTTGGCGGCGATCGCCCAGTTGGAAAGCGCCTTATTATTACAAAGTAAGGAACTGCGCCAAGTGGAGACAGCGGCCCAACAGTTGGAACGACTGATTGCTGAGTCTGCGGGAACGGCGGTTAACCGCGAGTTAGCCTTTAAGGAGGAGGACGATTCTCTGGGGGGCGATCGCCTGGAGTTACGAGAAATTCTCAAGCGCCTGTTTCAATCTTTACGAGAGGATTTAGATTAGGGTATATTTCCCCAATAAAATCGATAGCCAACGGTAGATAACCAACGGTAGGATGTGTTCCGGCATCCAGGGTATTGAAACCCTAAGCAACCCTGTTCAACTTGCCGGAACGCATCGCCCCCGGCTGTCGATGCCTTTGAAAATATATTTAGTAGAGAAGTTGGACAAGTTGCAATTCGTCGAGTTAATTTAAGATTGATCGTTTTTTATATTTCTGAGGAGGTTCTGCAATGGATAATTCCCTAGACCGCTACAAACAGTCCATCAAAGAGGTCTTAGAAACCTATGCAACTCTCAGCCATGAAGACCTAATGGTTGAATTGGTATTTGACGATGAACGACTCCGCTATCTAGCTTTGTGGGTAGGATGGTCTGACTACCGAAGAATCCATCACTGTGCGATTCATATTGAAATTATCGGCGATCGCATTGTGATTCAATGCAATGATACCGAAGAGGCGATCGTCACAGAACTACTCAAGCGAGGGATTCCTGAAGAGAACGTCATCCTAGGGTTTATTCATCCTCAACATCAAAGAGGAACCACAGAGGAGTCCGCTGCTTAAAGAAAACGCAAAGCTTCGGAAAACCCACCCATCCTCTCGGTGCGTGGCGGCAGTTTTAATCGAATTTCTAAAGGACAAAAGTGACCGAAGCCGCCACTACCGTGATTCTGAAACAAAAACACCCATATCAGACAGTCGCTACTATAGATTAAATTCTGTGTCCAACGCCTCTTGGAGAGTGAAAGGAGGTTCACTGGGAAAGGTGGAGGGTGGTAAATGAGTTTCCGCGATCGCCAACAACCGACCTTTACGATATCCCCGTTCAAATCCCTCCAGCAAATAAGACTTTAAACTGGGATTATCCTCCAGTAACTCCTCAATATCCTGTCGCTGAACCGCGATGGTGGCTTGCCAAGATGCACTGCGTCGTTCCGGTTGATACCTCCATTTCAGCAGATGGGCCAACAAAATCCCTAAACGGTTGCTAAGTTCCCGTCGTTCCCGTTTCCCCATGCTTTCGAGTTCTTCGGCCAGGTGATCCCAGTCGAGATGTTCCACCTGGCGCGATCGCAGCATCGCACTTTGGCGTTGAGTCCATTGGTAAAAGTCTAACTCGTACTCACTCATCAGGGCCAGCTTCTCCAGAATACATTTGCCAAAACATCTGCATAAAAACCCCTCCCTCAAGCGTTACTCTAACGTCAGCCGACGCAACACCCCAGTTGGAGTAACCCATGAAACTCAAATCCACGCAACTCCCCAACCCCCAAACCGAAGCCAAGCATATCGCCGACAACTTACGGGAGTCTCACCCGCAACTGAATCACCCCCCACACCCCCCTCAACTCTGGAAACAGCGTCTCAAGCAAGTCGTCTCACCGGTTCGCGTTCTCAAAAACCTCGTCTTCGCCAATCCCCAGGACTTTCATGGCCGCGTCTATGTCACCCCAGAGTTACAAGAGCATTCTAACCTCACGGCCCGGGTGATTACTGTCGCCAGTCTCTTCAACGCCATCACCAACCAACCCCTACTCTTCTTCGCCTTCAAAGACTTCGGAGGCTTGGCCGCTATTTCTGCCAGTTTAACCCTCAATCTCTTGCTGATTAAGTTCACCAACGACAATGGTACGGCGGTGGCGGGCCGCAAGTATGGGAACCAAAGCTGGGCCAAAGCCGGCGCGGCGGCCATGATTGCGATGAGTGTGTTGCAATCCTTCGCCGCTGGGGTGGGGATGGAAGCACTCAATAATCGTCCCTTTTTGGCAGAATTAAAGGCCCAGGAGGAAATTGAACGACAAACGGAGAATTTGCAGGAGATTCCCGCCAGCAGTGAAGCCTTAGAAGCTGCACAGCGGGAATTGCAGCAGTTGCAAGGGGAGTTCGCCGGGATTCCTCGGGAGAACCCCAATTGGGATACCCTCCATGTACAACTCTATGGAACCTGGGAGGAACGCGATCGCGATTGGAGTCAGGTTCCTCTGGAAAATCTGCCCCTCCAACAACGTGTCTTCCGCCTCGAACGCCAGGCCCAAGCCATTAAGGAGGAGGCCCAGCAAGCCTGGGGGGAAAAATTGGCCCAGCGTCAGCAACTCGGGGATGATGTTTTATTCCTACAACAGCATCTACCGGCGGCGTTTGCGCGTCATTTTGATGACGACTATGAGTTGAAATCGGGGACGGAAATTGTCCGCTTGGCGGTGCTGAGTCTTTACAATAAAGTCCTGAGTTTGGATCTGGCCAGTTTAGGCTTTCCCCTATTCTTCTTTCTCCTCTCCGTCGTCACCAGTGGGATCGCCTGCTGGCTCACCCTGGCCCATGCGCAACGCCAGGATGTGCAGATGTCCCGGGATGAGTTGGTGAGTGAGGCGATTCAGGCGCAAGTTGAGGCTTGGATTCGTGCGGCGGATGACGGTTCTGGAGAAAATTCCTGAGTTTTGCATAAATCCTAGCCTCTCCTGGGTTATGTCAACAGATCGGCGATCGCCATCTCTAACCCTTCTACCAGTTCTACCATTTCTCCCCTCGCTTCAGGGGGCGATCGCCACTCCTTCAATCCCATGAGTGATCGAAAGGTTATCCCTATGCAAGCTCCTCACAACGCCACTCAAACGCCGATGCGGGTGACTCCACCCCATCTTACGCCTCTGGAGTCCCCCCGTCGTCACCTCGCCAGCGATCGCCAAGTTCTCCGTCGCTATCGCCAACTGGCCCGCAAAACCGGGAACTATGAGGCGATTCCTCAACTGGCCGAAATTGTCCGCCTGGTTTCTGCTCGCCAACTGATTAGCCCCAAACAGGCACAAGTCCTCTTGAATGACTTAAATGAGGTGGAGACCACCTTAAACGCCAATATCAAAGCCTTAGCCCAAGCTTTAGACCAGTTCAACCAGGGGGTGCTATCAGGAGAAACGCCCAGTTTAGAGGACAAGTTAAGGGTACGAGAGCAAGTGCGATCGCTCATCGAACCCCTCGACTGGCTGCTGGCCCTGGCCCGCCAACATCGTGATCCCGTTGAACCGGGCGTTAAGGAAGGCTTCGCCTCCTGCTATAGCGACACCATCAAGCGCGTCAACGATATCCGCCATAGCCTGGCCGCCATCACCGAGAAATTCCGCCCCCGGGTTTTGCAACGGCTGCTACGCCAAACCGCCAACCCCCAACTTCCTGAACTGGAACTGGCGGCGTTGGAGACGGCGATCGATGATTTACAGTTCACCTGTGCCGATTTAATCCCCCGTCTGCGAGCCAATATCAGCCGCAAAGTTCCCCAATTTTGGGGGTCATTTCCCAGTTAAGCTAAAGTCCATAAACAACCTGCATAAAAACCCCAATTGACTGGGTTAATAGTTCGTCGGGAGGGCGAACGCTGAATCCCCTCCCCATTGCCGTCATTTAGGAGTCTAACGTCTCATGTGGAACCTAATGCAAAATCTCCTGGAATCCGATGAACCGAAACGAGAGATTCCGGCTGATGAGTTCTTTAAGCAAATCGAAGAAGGAATTAAGAATTTTCATCTCATTAAAGTGACCAATGCCAATTTACGGGGTTTAGATTTAAATGGCATTGTCATAACTCAGAGTGAGTTACGGAGTTGTGATTTCAGCCAGAGTTCTCTTCTCCATGCCAACTTCCAGGAAACTTGTCTTAAAGGGACAAATTTTAGTAGTTCTTTTTTAGCAGAGAGCAATTTCTACAAAAGCAACTTAATTGGTTGTAATTTTAGCGGAGTTCATGGAGAAAAAGTCAATTTCTCCCATGCCAATCTACGAGGTGCTAATCTCACCTGGGCGGATTTACGAGGGGTCAACTTAGCCAAAGCGACCCTACAAGATGTGAATCTTTCCTACACCAATTTAGAAGGCGCCAATCTAGGTCGAGGCCGTATTGCCGCAACGACTTTAAATATGTTGCGGTTACCGGCTGGAAGTCGGGTAATTCGTCAAGGTTGGTGGCGTTCTAAGTCAGGCGTAAAACAAGAACAACAAGCCGAATAAATCCCCCTGACAGCCCGCCGACCGCAAGGGGGCGCCCCTAAATCTTTCCCCTCTTGGGAGGGGTGCCCGAAGGGCGGGGTGGGTTCTTCCTCTTGCCTCTTGCCTCTTGCCTCTTGCCTCTTGCCTCTTGCCTCTTGCCTCTTGCCTCTTGCCTCTTGCCTCTTGCCTCTTGCCTCTTGCCTCTTGCCTCTTGCCTCTTGCCTCTTGCCTCTTGCCTCTTGCCTCTTGCCTCTTGCCTCTTGCCTCTTGCCTCTTGCCTCTTGCCTTTCTCCCCATGATACAACTCAACATTACCCAAACCTTAACCCATTGTCTGCGTCTTCTTATTCCCACAACCGTTGATGGAAATCAACCCATCGATACCGCTGATTTAGTCCGTCAAATCAATCAAGACCTCTGTAGCTTTTGCGGGGGAACCCTCTGTAAACAACATCGTGGCTATTATCAAAGTGATACGTTAGGTTTGGTTGAGGAGGTGATTTATGAAATTGAAGTGTGGACGACTGAGTTTGGCTTGAAACAAGTCGAGCCACACTTGCAGGCATGGATTCGTAAAATTCTGCTGGACTTACGGCAGGAGTCAGTGTTGGTCATGATGGATGGTCAAGCCCTCTTATGGGAAGTATCCAAAGGCGACGTTTTAAGCCAGAAGCCAACACCCAATCCAGTCTTCCCCGGCCATGAAAAAAGGGCAGCGTACCACTACCCCAAAGGTTCTATAACATGAGAGGAGACCCATCAAATCGGTGTCTCACTCTGAAACTTATTGCCGTTGCTGGAACGAGGCCAGGAACTCGCGGATTTTCTCCGCCGCCACATCCCGTCCGCCTAAGCCAAAGGCCAGGGCGATCGCAACTGCCAACGCACCCAACAGCAAGCCAAACGCCAGATTAACAATATCCGGCGCAATGCCCATTTGTTGCAAGGCCATGGCAACCACAAACACGATAATGGCAACCCGGGCCACCTGTCCCAGTAATTGAGAGTTGGCGGAACCCGAACCCACAATCAAGTTGTAGACTAAGTTGGCCAAATACAGACCAATCGCCAAGACGACAAGTCCAGCCAGAATCTGACCGAAGATGATCAGTAATCCAGAAACAATGGTGTTCAGGGCCGGAATTTCTAGCACATCCACGGCGGCAATGATCCCAAATAGCTCAATGCCAACCCAAAGGACAATCCCCACAAACTCAGAGGGAGTACGGCTTCCCTGGAAGCGAGTCATCGCACCGGGGTCCTCGGGGCTACGGGGAGGAGGATTAATCCCTAAGGCCGAGAAGATGTTATTGAAGCCCATGCTGGTGAGTAAGTTCGTGACGAACTCGGACACCAAGCGTCCAATAAAGAAAGCAATGGCAACAATTAACGCCGCTGTGAAGATTTGAGGCAGGAAGTCTAAAACTCGCTGCAACATAGAAATCGCCGGGCCAGATACCGCTGCAATTTGTAGGGCATCGAGGGCCGCAATGGCGATGGGGATTAACACCAAGACATAAACGAAGGTGCCAATCACCCCAGACAGGGACATTCCCCCCATCTGTCCTAAGCCTAGGCGAGAGCCAAGGTTATCGACACCGGTAGCAGAAAGCAGGTTGGTGACGATTCCTCGAACAACCCGTGCAATCAGCCAACCAATGACCCCAATGGCCACGGCGGTGATGATTTGGGGGAGATAGGAGAGAATCCGCTCAACCATCGCTTGCAGGGGTTGCAGTAAGCCTTGCAAATCGAGGGTGTCGAGAATAATCGGCAGGAAGAGGAGAATGATGAACCAATAAAGGATATTGGCTAAGGCTTCATTCACCAAAAAGGGACTGGCCCCTCCCGATTGTTCCGCCAGACGTTCATCGAGGCGGAAGCCTTCGAGTCCTTTGTTCAGTAGGACTTTACAGAGGGTGGCTAAGGCCCAAGCCACAATCAGCAACACCGCAGCGGCGGCAATCCGTGGCAGGTAGTCAAAGATTTGACCCAGGAATCCTGCTAGTGGCCCGGAGACAATGTCCAAGTCAAGGACGTTGAAGAAGGCCAGTAACCCTAGAAGCAGGATAATCCAATAGACGATTTTCGCTGCCCAGATTTCGATAGGAAAGTCGGTAGCCTGATTCCCGGTGAGCCAGCCGGCGATTTTGTTGTCAATATCGGTGCGATGCAGCAGGCCCTTTACGACACTGGCAGCAATGGTCGCCACAATCCAGAATAGGATCAGGATGGCGATCGCCCCAACAATACTTGGGATAAAGTCGCCCAGGGTTCCACTAAGGCGATCCCAAAATCCGGCGAAGGTGGTGGGCATTTCACCCTCCGCCTGGGCTAGAAGACGAGGGATACCCTCGCCTGATGAGTTTAAAGACCAGTGGTCTAGCATACTTGGTTATGACGCGATCGCAACTCGGTCTCTCCCCTTCCCCGAAAGGCAATGGAGACTCTCGTAGTCCGATGCGCCCTCCGTATTAACGACAGATGCAATCAAGGGCGGCGGCCACTGAGAGATCACTCTCCAGATAAACCGTCACACTGAATTGGAGTTTGCCTCAGCCGTGAGATTAACGACTGAGAACGCAAAACTATCATAGCTATGTTGCCGTAATCAGCAGCACTTGCAAACATCCTACAGAAATAATCCGATTCATCCTAGTTTTTCCCCGTTTTGTCCGGGCTTGCTTCAAAAGATAACTGTATTTACATATCTCCATCAACCTGTGATTCCTAGAAGTCCCCCCCGAGTTATGTCAAGATAATCCCAAGGGCGATCGCCCGGCCTCGTGTTTCCCTCCAACCCATCGCCCAACGAGATAAGACACCCACATTAACCCAACTCAAGTCCCCAAGAGGCGTTAAAATTATTTATCGTCCGTTGTCCTTTGTCTATTCCTCCCAACCATTCCTCACCTTGCACCGAGTTCGTGAAGCTTGAATGTCTTTAAGTCGTGTTTTTGAACAGTCCATTTATATCCGCGCCAGTTCCACCACCGTGGAACGCTGTCTAACGGATTTGCAGTTGATGCACAGTTGGCTCAATCCCGCCTTACGCTGTGAACCCATCGGCGAGTGGGATGACCGTCTCGGTGCTCAGTCCCGTTTTGTGATTCAAATCCCCCTCCTTAAACCCAGCCTCATCAGTCGCATCGTCGAACGAGAACCGGGATTAGTCGTCTGGTCCTTTGAGGGCTTCTTCGTGGGCCGCGATCGCTGGGAATGTCAGCCTCAGATCGAAGGCACTTTACTCCTCAACCGCTTTGAATTCACTATTCCCAATCCCATCATCGCCTTTGGCTTCGATCGCGTCGCCGCCAACTGGACTCGGGAGGACATGCAGGCGCAACTCCGCCGTCTGAAACGAGTCGCGGAGCGCACCTACCGTCAAGGGGTCTAAATCATGGCAGCCATCGACCTCTACACGGACATTCGCGGTCAAGGCACGCCGATTCTCTGTCTTCATGGCCATCCCGGCAATAGCCAGAGTCTCTCGGTCTTCACCGATGCTCTCTCCCCTCACTATCGCACCATCAGTCCCGATTTACGGGGCTATGGTCGCAGTCATACCTCGACTCCCTTTTCCATGGAAGGGCACCTAGAGGACCTAGAAGCACTCCTAACTCGTCTCAAGATCGATAAATTCTGGCTGCTGGGTTGGTCTTTAGGGGGCATTCTCGCCCTGGAATTGGCCCTGAGGCATCCTCAGCAAGTTTTGGGGATTATCGGCGTGGCAACGGCGGCTCGTCCTCGCAGTGACCATCCCCCCGTCTCCCGCGCCATGTTGGCCTATTCGGCGTTGGCGGGGATTAGTAATGGGGTAGTTCCTGGCCGTCAATGGATTATCGACCATTGGGGACGGCGATCGCTCTTTCGCTATCTGGTGGCCCGTCAAACCCCAGCCGTCTATCGCTATCTGGCTCGTGAGGGCATTTCTGCCTATTTAGGAACCACACCCCTAGCCCGGCGGGCCCTGTCCCAGGCGCTACAAGGGGGCTATGATCGGCGATCGCAATTATCACACCTTCACTGTCCCTGTCTCTGGCTCATTGGGGAGGGCGATCGCCATATCAGCCCCGCGTCCAGTCATGAAACAGCGCGGCTCCTCCCCCACTGCGATGTGAGGGTTTACGAAGAAACCGCGCACCTATTTCCTTGGGAAGTTCCCCATTTGGTTTGTCAAGATATCCTGACTTGGCTAACAAACACACCCTGACCGACAGCCTCCAACTACATTTGACCGCTAAAGGCCGGCTTTGGGGGTGATTTGGGAAACTCCGTTGCTTCCTCAAAAATGGTCAGTTCTGAGGGTTTTTGGCGTCCAACCTGAGCTTGGATACCCTGCGCCCCCTCTGCTTCCAAGTCTTCGATGTAGCCCACTTTAGCCCGGTTCGCATCTTTCTGAGACAGGAAAGGCCCAAAGTAATAGGTACATTGGGGCTGGTCCGTGCGGACCTCAACCCACCAGGCGAGACCGACGAATTGGAGAATGTTGATCAAAAATTCCTTCATGACATTTGCCCGTTTGTTAGTGGATATTGAAGATTGTGAACCCAACAGACGCGATGCTGTGACTTTACAGTTCTTTATACTCTGCCCGTTGTTTTTTTTCAACGCCCAGTAGCCCCAGTTTCCGGAGGTTCGACGATGACACTTCGATACTACTACGATCCCCAGTTTTTGAGCTGTAGTCGATTCGACCAACGTTGACGATAGATTTCATACAGTGCCATCCCCGCTGCGACTGAAACGTTGAGACTGGGGGTACTCCCGCCAAGTGGAATCGAAACAAGCTGGTCACAGTGGCGTTGGGTTAACAGGGATAAACCATCCCCTTCTGCCCCCATGACTAACACAGTTGCTCGGTCAAATTCAACATCACTGATGACGGAATCGGCTTGTTCGGAGAGGCCATAAATCCAAAACCCTTCTTCTTTCAGGGTTTCTAGGGTTCGATTCAGGTTAATCACTTGGGCAACGGGCAGTTTTTCAATGGCTCCGGCGGCGACTTTCATCACGGTGGAGGTGACCCCCGCTGCGCGACGTTGGGGAACCACGAGACCCTGGGCCCCAATGGCTTCGGCGGTACGAATAATGGCGCCTAAGTTATGGGGATCGGTGATCCCGTCACTAATAATGATGACAGGGCGATCGCTGACCTTTTTAGACTGTTCAATGAGATCATCAATATGCCAATACTCATAAGGAGCTACCTGGGCGATGACCCCCTGGTGATTTCCTCCATCGGCCATGCGATCGAGTTGTTTATAGGAGGCTTCATCCACCACAGTTCCTCGCTGTTTGGCTTGACTGAGGAGGGTATGGAAGCGAGGCGCATGGCGCAATTGGTCGGAAATCCAAACCCGATGCAGCCGGCGATCGCTCTCTAAGGCGCTTAAGACCGTATGGCGACCATAGATGAGATCCCGCTCCTCCAGGCTGTTTTCCGCCTCTGAGGAGACATCTGAAGGGGACGTGTCGCGCTGTCCCTCCGGGCGATCGCGGCGGCGATTGTCATGACGAGTGTCATAGCGATTGTCACGGTCTGCCCCGGAATAGCGTTTAGATTTTTTAGGAAAGCGGGGTTTGTCAGAAGACCCTGACCGAGTGATGGGTTTCCGAGAGGGTTTGCGGGGTTTCGGAGTCATAGTGATTCACCTAACGACAAAAAGCTTGACAAAATCAAAAAAATATGCTGGGGCGACTCGGGGCGATCGCCAGGGGCCGAGAGACAACCCGGCCCGGAACTAATCCTCGAAATTGAAGCGGCTAAGGAGTTCAAACAAACGCTCCGAGTCTGTCAAATACAAATACCCAATCAGAGCCTCTAAACCGGTGGCCTCCTGATAGGTTTTGGGATCGAGCCGTTTCGGGGAGCGAACTGTCGCATTGCGGCCCCGACGAATCACATCCCGTTCCTCATCGGTCAAATCCGTCTCAATCAAGTGGAGTTGCTCAGCCTGGCGTTCCGCCCGCACCTGGGCCACCACCTGCTGATGATAGCGATGGGTACGGCGGGGAGGAAACAGATACTGTTCGCGGACATATAACTCATACACCGCATCCCCCAAATAGGCCAAGGAGGTTGGTGAAAGTTGCCGTAGTTGTTGGGGCGTTAACGACGTCTGTAGCAACCCAACCTCCTCAAACACTGCTCAATCCGAATCAACAACATCTAAACAACAGAACAACGAGCCGTGTTGCTCAGTGGCGCCACGGCTCGCCGACCTATCAATACGCTATCAGGACTTGGAGACGTTGGCGATCGCCTCATCCACCGAACCCTGTAACGATAGGAACTTTTCTAATCGCACCAGTTTAACGGTTTGTGTGACTCGCGGGTTAGTCACCACTTGCAAGCTTCCCTTAGCAGTTTGCGCCCGTTTAACTAACTGCACCAGTGCGCCCAAGCCGGAGCTATCGACAAAATCAATCTTCGAGAGGTCTAGGATCACATTGGCCGGACCTTCATCGATACATTTGCTAAGAACTTTTTGGAAGTTCGGCTCCGAGAACGCATCAAGCAGCCCCGTGAGTCGGAACAACTGGTAGTTTCCTTTGACGTCTCTTGTGCCTCGTAGGCTAACGGTCAAGTTGAGTGGCTCAGGAATAGCGTCCTCCTCGTGTCACGTAATACCTTGAGTTAACGCCTCAGTATAGGCTGTATCTACAGGTTTGTCTAGGGGCTACCGCCAGAAGCTGCAAATTTTTCGGGGCCGCGATCCCCATTAAACCGAGGCCGTCGCTTGTCGGGAC contains these protein-coding regions:
- a CDS encoding ribonuclease III; translation: MLQTSLTPQQLRQLSPTSLAYLGDAVYELYVREQYLFPPRRTHRYHQQVVAQVRAERQAEQLHLIETDLTDEERDVIRRGRNATVRSPKRLDPKTYQEATGLEALIGYLYLTDSERLFELLSRFNFED
- a CDS encoding DUF1816 domain-containing protein codes for the protein MKEFLINILQFVGLAWWVEVRTDQPQCTYYFGPFLSQKDANRAKVGYIEDLEAEGAQGIQAQVGRQKPSELTIFEEATEFPKSPPKPAFSGQM
- the rlmB gene encoding 23S rRNA (guanosine(2251)-2'-O)-methyltransferase RlmB, which produces MTPKPRKPSRKPITRSGSSDKPRFPKKSKRYSGADRDNRYDTRHDNRRRDRPEGQRDTSPSDVSSEAENSLEERDLIYGRHTVLSALESDRRLHRVWISDQLRHAPRFHTLLSQAKQRGTVVDEASYKQLDRMADGGNHQGVIAQVAPYEYWHIDDLIEQSKKVSDRPVIIISDGITDPHNLGAIIRTAEAIGAQGLVVPQRRAAGVTSTVMKVAAGAIEKLPVAQVINLNRTLETLKEEGFWIYGLSEQADSVISDVEFDRATVLVMGAEGDGLSLLTQRHCDQLVSIPLGGSTPSLNVSVAAGMALYEIYRQRWSNRLQLKNWGS
- a CDS encoding STAS domain-containing protein, encoding MPEPLNLTVSLRGTRDVKGNYQLFRLTGLLDAFSEPNFQKVLSKCIDEGPANVILDLSKIDFVDSSGLGALVQLVKRAQTAKGSLQVVTNPRVTQTVKLVRLEKFLSLQGSVDEAIANVSKS